In the genome of Streptomyces sp. Tu 3180, the window AACCCCGGTCCGGGCGCCGTCAGTCGCGCCGCCTGTTCGCGCAACGCGTCTCGCACGAGTTCGTCGACGTTCACGACCGCACCTCCACGGGCGGGTAGTCACCGGAGGGCCGCCGCTCGCCTCCGGCCGGGCCGAGGGCGCTCAGTTCGGGTGCGAGGGCTCGCAGCCGGGCCAGGGAGCGGTGGGTGGTGGACCGCACGGTGCCGACCGAGCAGCCCAGGACGCGGGCCACTTCGGCCTCGGGCAGGTCCTCGAAGTAGCGGAGCACCAGCACGGTGCGCTGCCGCGCGGTGAGCCGGGCCAGTGCGCCGCGCATCAGCAGGCGCAGTTCGGCGGCGGCCGAGGCCTCCCCGTCGGCACCGACGTCCGGGGGCTCGGCCACGCTCAGTTCGCGTGCGCGCCACTTCAGACGCCAGCGGCTGATCTGCTGCCGGTAGAGGACCTGCCGGACGTAGGCCTCGGGTTCGTCGATCCGGTGCCAGCGGCCCGCCGCCTTGACCAGCGCGTTCTGGAGCAGGTCCTCGCCCGCGTGCCGGTCGCCGCCGCTCAGCAGGACCGCGGTCCTCAGCAGTGCGGACGACCGGTTCGCCACGAACTCCCGGAAACTCTCCTCGGCTTCGGCATCCATCGTCACCTTCTCTGCCCCCGGGGGCGGACCCGGTGTCCGCCCCCTGCCCCCCTGTGGACGCGCGCGGACCCCTCCCGCTATGCCACCCCCACAGGAAAACCACAGAGCGGACGGGCCGGGGCCGCACCGCGCGCGACGGCGCGGTGCGGCCCCGGCCCGTCATGGCGGACGCCCGCCGAGGAGGAACCCTCAGTTCCAGGCGTATCCGTCCCCGAACAGCAGGGTGTGCTCCAGCACGTCCTCCGCCGGGTCGTCGACCTGCCCGACGTTGACGTTGAGCAGTCCGACCCGGGGCCCGTTGTGGGAGCCGG includes:
- a CDS encoding SigE family RNA polymerase sigma factor, encoding MDAEAEESFREFVANRSSALLRTAVLLSGGDRHAGEDLLQNALVKAAGRWHRIDEPEAYVRQVLYRQQISRWRLKWRARELSVAEPPDVGADGEASAAAELRLLMRGALARLTARQRTVLVLRYFEDLPEAEVARVLGCSVGTVRSTTHRSLARLRALAPELSALGPAGGERRPSGDYPPVEVRS